The following DNA comes from Polycladomyces zharkentensis.
TATCATCGTATAACCATCCAGAACAACTGGCGACACTACCATTTTCAAATGAAACCTCAATATATACAATCGTTCGATAGGGATAAGAAGTAGTATTAGTTATTTGTTCTCTACTATCGGTCCCAATAACCGACATGATTCCTATAGGATTCTCATCCATCCTGTTTTTCGGATTGGATCGTTCAACAACAGATTTTGTTTTACCTGTACCAAAGCTCCCCTCGATATAACGCGCATCTCCCCTTTTCACTGTTTCTTTCTCAAACTTGGCGCGCAGTTCCTTCTGATCTATACTCTTTCTAAGTACTTCTCCGGATTTGAAGTCTTTCACCACCATATCGAAACTAGCCGGTTGTTCAGCTGAAACCTCTTGCTGAAAACATGGTAGGATGGCTAAGCTGAAGATTATTAATAAGACGACCATTTTGGATGCTCATCTAAACCAACCCTTTCTAATTTTATTAATATCATAATATATCGAAATTTAATTTATTTCAATGATTTTTCATCTCAGTGCCCATTTGTCCTGTGATTGGGTCAGTTTCGATCTTTACTTTCTATGGAAATCTACTTTGCCCTTGTTGACAGCTTCGCTGGTATTACCCCAACGACGGGAAAAATCCCGTCGTTCTATATTATTATTGGAATGAAGCTGGTTAATCCTGTGAACAAGCGATGTGATCCAGTATTCGTTTTGTTCCTGTTTCCCGAACGAAATGAAAAGGATTATCGCTTGTTTTGTGGAATTCGACGGGAAACGGACGGCGGGAAAACCCCTTCGTTTTGTGTTATCATGGTTAAGCGCAAGGGGGAAAAAGAATGAGGACGCAGTTTGTGATTCAAGACCCATTTCTCAACGCAACACGTCAACGAAAAGTCCCTGTCAGTTGAAGGGACAAATCATTGGATTTGACCCTTTCATCGTATTGCTGCAATCCAATGACGGAAAACAGCACATGATTTTTAAACACGCTATCTCCACCATCGTTCCGGCTAAACCTGTTCGCACTGATGAGAAGCCCGAACAGGAAACCAAAATAGAAAAAGTCAGTAGTAAGTGACGCCCTACCGCTATCGAGACACGCCCTACCGTGGCGATCGGCTCGATGCAAATGGGCAGACAAGGCGGAAGCCTTCGGCTTCCGGACGATACGGGCTACGCTCGCTGTCGCTCGCTACAGCGCCGCGTTCGCGGCGCTCAAACCTGCGACAGATCGGACATCATGCAACGATCGGGGACGGCTCACCTGCCCATAGAAGGCGGGGTATTTACCCACAAAAAAAGCCGCTATCAGCGGCTCAGGTGCGCAATCAACACCCAAAAGGGATATAGCACAGTTGTGAGAACTGAAAGGACCATCAGAATGACCAAGCAACCCAAACATCCTTTCACTTCATCCTCTCTGCGACAGTAACAGTGGTGTTGACAGCACCGGTGACATCTCATGCTGCCCCCTCACTTTCCGATCCATTGCAATGGATCAACTGGCTTCCCGTTCTGGCGCACTTCGAAGTGTAGGTGTGCTCCGGTCGAACGACCGTTGTTTCCTACCTGTGCGATCATTTGTCCCTTTGACACACGCTGACCGATTTTGACCTTCACGGTTTCCGGATACATGTGCCCATACAGCGTAGTTACCCCGCCACCATGGTCAATCATCACGTACCAACCATATCCGCCCGGATCAGCTTTGGAAATTTTGACCACTCCATCTGCCACTGCATACATAGGAGTGCCAGATGGTGCGGCGATGTCTACTCCCTGATGGATATGGTCCCCGCGATTCTCGCCAAAAACACCAGTCAGCTCTCCTTTGGCAGGCCACGGAAATTTTCCTCCTTTGTAGACCATGCCGTTCGATGACAATAGCGTAGCAGCTTTCGACTCTATAGCAGCTACTACCGACCAGTCCGGCTTCATAGAGTAGATGGCGCATGACAGCCCACCAGGCGAACTTTCGTTGTTCAAGCATGGAGTTTTATAACCAGCGACACATGCCCAGTGTCCATTCGATCTTCTCGATTTGCTCTTTTGTTGGTTCCAGCTTGAATTTGTAGGTTCTCATCATCATGATCACCTCCTTTAATGTAGCTTAACGACATCATATCATTTTTGATTAGGTCGTCAACGACATGATATGATGAGAAAGAGGTGATGAATGATGGCAAGAATCAAAGAAGGTCGTGCTGAATTACACACAACCGTTGATGCTGATTTATTGAAGCAGATCAAGTTACTGGCAGTAGAAAAAGATATGAAGTATGGGCACTTGATCGAAGAAGGAATGAAAATGGTCCTTGAGAAATACGGGAAATTGTCGGACTTGCGAGAGGGCTGAAGCCCTCCCGCGTCCGACGCTCGCTTTCATCCCAACCCTAAAGGGCTGGGTTTTCCCGCTCGCTCTTTATAAAAAGACCGGCCCTTCAGTGGTTGGTATGACGGAGAGTATCTGTGGAACTCATCCTTGAGAACATCCTTGTTTTGAACCAAAGAAAAAGGGGAGAGCTTTTTTTGCTCTTCCCTTTTTCTGCCGCAGATTCTATTTCTTGTGAATTTCCACCCATTTCAACGAATACTCCGAACCTACCGGATGGCGTACCAAATTCTTCACATAACGCTTTTGCATATAAAAGGAATCTTTCTCATAGTACAGCGGTGCGGCGGCATAATCCTCAAGCAACAGCTTTTCGGCCTCGATCAGGTTTTTGTTGCGCAATCGATAATCCGTCATCTCTTTTGACTGCTCCACAATCCGGTCAAAAAGAGGATTGGTCCAACTGCCGAAATTCAGGCCGTTTTTGGTTTCCCACATATCCAGGAATGTCAGGGGATCGTCATAATCCGCCGTCCACCGGAAAATACTCATATCAAACTTTCCGCCCATTTCCAACTTCACTTTTTTCTTGGCCGGTTCCACCGAGATTTCCACTGGGATACCCAGGCATTTTTGCAGTTGTTCCTGCACGTACAACGCCACCATTTTTCTGTCATCGTCGTAGACAAGCAATTTCAACGTGGGCGGCGTATCAATGCCCAGCTCCGCCATCCCTTTTTGTAGCGCTTCCCTCGCCTCATTCACATCATAATAAACCAATTTCCCCTGTTTACGATCCGCCTGGTCACGGAAATTCCCATCATATCCGTGAATGGTCGGTGGTACTATTGCATAAGCAGGAGTGCCGATCTTCAGTACGTCATGAGTGAGCTCTTCCCGGTCAAGTGCCAGTGTGATCGCCTTCCGAACATTTCGGTTCGACAGGAAATCATTCTGCACGTTAAACCTCAAAAAGTAAACCGTACCACTGGTCGCCGAAACAAATTCTTTCGAAGGCTGAAACACATCCACAAGTTTGTTTCTGAGCGGGACCACATCCACCTGATCGGACATATACAAACGCATCGCCTTGTCGGATTGTGGGACGATTTTCACATTGACCCGGCTCAGCCGCACATTGTCCTTATCCCAGTACTCCTCATTTTTGGTGAGCTGATAACCTCGTTCATGTTCCCATTCCGACAGCACAAAAGGTCCGTTATACACCATTTTGTCCGCGTCCCGGGCATACTGGTCTCCATACTTTTCCACCACGTCTTTCCTCTGCGGCATATAACTGATGAATGACAGCAAACTGAGGAAATACGGGGTGGGACTCTTCAAACGTACCTTCAAGGTGTGTTCGTCCAAAGCTTGTACGCCGACACTCCCGGCTTTCACTTTTCCAGTGTGATATTCCTCAGCATTCAAAATGGGATAGAATATGTAGGCATACTTGTTTTTGGTTTGAGGATTGAGTGCCCGTTTCCATGCATACTCAAAGTCATGGGCAGTCACTGGCTCCCCGTCGCTCCAGTACGCCTCTCTCAACTTGAAGACATAGGTCTTCCGATCGGGACTGATTTCCGGAAAATCAGCCGCTATGGCCGGTTGGGGACGGTTGTCTGCGTCCAGCCGCATCAATCCTTCCATCACATTGTTGATGATTTTGACGGAACTGTCGTCGATATATTTGGCGGTGTCCAGATTTACGGGTTCCGTGTTTTCCACCATATTCAACACTTGGCCCTCTTCCGCCGCTCCAACGCCATTCAACGTTTCGGGTACCCAATTACAGCCTGTCGTCGCCACACACAAGCAAAAAATGACCAGTAATGATACCCCGTTTTTCATCATGCAACTTCCTTGTAATGTGGTTTTAATATCAAAAAAACCATAAAATACAATTGCTGGTTTTGCTGTTTCCTCAATCGCCGCAACCCTCCTTTTCTTATTTGTTACTAAATAATATCCCAGTATAAAATATAGCCGATTGCCCATTAGAACAAGCGAACTTTTTTTGTCGAAAATTAAAAGATTATATTAAGAGCCAATCCTGTCCCCCCATGTTCCACGGACCTTAATGAGTAAGAAATTCAATATTTATTTGAAAATGCATTGCAGGGGGCAACTTGAAAAAGTGGCAACTAAAGTGTCTTCATGACTGCGATTCACTGATGGCTTACCATGCACCGGCTACACCGTTATACTTTGATGGATATCACAAACATCTGAGTCGGCGCCGCCATCAAGGCACATATCCAGTCGGCCATTCACTCGATCAGAAAACCGCTGATCGTCCGGTCGATCGAACAAGAGGAGGGATACTGGATTTTGGTGTAGCGGGGAAGGGTGGATCGTCACCGTGAACTTTTCCCTCATGCGCCGGGCGGAGATCCCCGCTAAAAGGACGGGTCTGCAAAACATGTGTTCCGGTTTCACGGGAGCGGAATGGTACCCAAATTCTGTCGGACTTGCAAAAGGAACAAAGCCCTCCCCCTGTCCTCCAGCGGCTGCCGGAGCAATTGCAATGCACTTTTGGAAAACTCGGGCATCTCGTCCAACAATACGCCCCTATGCGCCTGTTTTACCGTGTGATCGAAGCAACAAATTGTAAACGTAGTGAATAATCCTGAAAGACTAAAAAAGCTATTTGATGAGTTGGGCCAAGATCTAACGATATGCTACAAAGATGGGCTGAACTGACTGTATATGGTAACTAATAGCAAACTGGGCCAAACTTTTAGACATAACTAATTGATCAAATTAAGGGGTATTAAAATGAAGAGATTGGTTATTACTATTATTTCAATACTTATTTTCCTGTTTGTCTTTTCCATTTTAGCTTTGGAGTAAGTTTACTACCGGAAATTAATTATGCAGCCTACCGATGTGAAAAAACCGGCCAAGTCACCAGCCGGTTTTTTCGTGAAATGTTGAAGCTGCGGTATTCCCGGATACATCTCTTCACTTTTTACCAGGTGATGAGAAAGAGTTAAATTTGGTGTGGGTGAATACACTATATCCGCTTTTCAAACCAGCGGCGACCCAAGAAAGCGAAGCTGTTACGATATCTGTTTCTTGCGGATTTCCACCCTTTGCAACGAATATTCCTCCCCTACGGGATAGTGTGCCATTTTCTTCACACCACTCTTTTGTGCGACTTTGCTCCACACGGCTAAAGTACCACTTTGGTTACCATGGGCTCTCGCACCATCCATCGTGTCATACATCCAGCCTGGACGGGTTTCTTTTTATTGTTTACTCCATTTCAACCCACTTTTCTTGCTTCAAATCATAGCTATCGCCGGAATTAGGGTAAAACAAGTAAATGGGGATGGGTGATTTTTTTCCATCTGCTGCGTTAAAACACCGTTGGAAAAATGAAACAAAGTACTCTTTTGAAAATTCGTCTATCTCTTCAATTAACTCATCATCTTTACGAATCTCCCGACGGTCTTTATCTAATTTTGAATATACATTGAAGATAAAACCAGGCAAATCATTATCCAGTTCTCCGTAAGCATTATGCATAAGTTGATCTTCCCATCCATCCATTTGTGTAGTAGAGACACCAAAATCCCCGCCATGTCCTCTTACTTCCAACAATACAAATTTGGCATCCGGATGAAAAGGGTACTGAATGAGAGTTCGAAACTTTTGGATCGTCGCTTCTTGTTCTTCGTCAATAGCTTGCTTGACAAGCATTCGGGTCTTTTGATCCATTTGTATCCTCCTTCTATAGATTTGTTAACGTCCACCGCCCCAAATTTGACGGCCACCTGTATGTCTTACGTTTCCATGAACCCTGGATTTTACAAGTTGCATGAATCCTTCTTCCTGATAATGGTGCCATACATACCCATCTTCTCCCTCACGAATCCACTCATGATTTACTTTGAGGAACTCTTCTTTTAACTTAGGGTTTTTGTTTAATCTCTCAATAAGAGTAGCACTTCCTCTTCCGGATAACAATTCAGACAGCTCGGAATCGGAAAGATTGTTCTTTATCACCGGGTTATCATTAATAAACGACCTTAGCTTCACGATTCCAGTATAATTATTCCTTTTTTTAATACTTCCAAAAATGTATCGTCTATTTTTTGTCAGTCAGCTTCAGCAAATTCAAGAAACCCGTCCAAGGTTCACAACCTAGACGGGTTTCTTTTTATTGCTTACACCATTTCAATCCACTTTTCTTGCTTTAGATCATAGACATCGCCGGAATTAGGGTAAAACAAGTAAATGGGGATGGGTGATTTCTTTCCATCTGCTGCATTAAAACACCGTTGAAAAAATGAAACAAAGTACTCTTTGGCAAATTCGTCAATCTCTTCAACTAACTCTTCATCTTCACGAATCTCCCGACGGTCTTTATCTAATTTTGAATATACATTGAAGATAAAGATAGGCAAATCATTATCTAGTTCTCCGTAAGCATTATGCATAAGTTGATCTTCCCATCCATCCATTTGTGTAGTAGAGACACCAAAATCCCCGCCATGTCCTCTTACTTCCAACAATACAAATTTGGCATCTGGATGAAAAGGGTACTGAATGAGAGTTCGAAACTTTTGGATTGTCGCTTCCTGTTCTTCGTCAATAGCTTGCTTGACAAGCATTCGGGTATTTCTATCCATTTGAATCCTCCTTCAATGTTTTGTTAACGTCCACCACCCCAAATTTGACGGCCGCCTGTATGTCTTACGTATCCATGGACTCTGGATTTTACAAGCTGCATGAATCCTTCTTCCTGATGATGGTGCCATACATACCCAACAGGATCTTCTCCCTTACTAAACCCAGCGTGATTCCGCTGGGTTTTTGTATGTATCTCTTCCTTTCAAAAAGCACTACTCCCAAAATTTCCGGTCCAGCGACCGGTACTGAATCGCCTCAGCCACATGGACGGATTGGATTTTTTCACTTCCCGCCAAATCGGCAATGGTGCGGGCCACCTTGAGGATGCGATCGTGGGCGCGGGCACTGAGTCCCAACGTGTCAAAGGATTGTTGGAGCAATGAACGGGATGCGCAATCCAGCTCACAGTGCCGCCGAATCCACGACGGAGGCATGGCGGCATTGTAACGGATCGATGTTCCGCCAAATCGTTCCCGTTGAGCGGCACGGGCGCGTTCGACGCGTTCCCGAATCGCTTCGGACGATTCACCAAGTTCCTCAGCGGACAGGGTCTGGTAATCGACTCGCGGCACCTCCACATGGATATCGATGCGATCCAACAGCGGACCCGAAATTTTGGAACGGTAACGTCGGATCTGTTGCGGTGTGCAGGTGCAGGTGCGGTCTTCCTCGTAACCAAAGAATCCGCAAGGACAGGGATTCATCGAACAGATCAGCATGAATTCGGCCGGATACGTGAGTGCGGCACGAGCTCGTCTCAGGGTCACTTCCCTGTCCTCCAGCGGCTGCCGGAGCACTTCCAATGCACTTTTGGAAAACTCAGGCATCTCGTCCAAAAACAATACGCCCCTATGTGCCAGGCTGACTTCTCTCAACATTATGGAAGAACATTTTTCACCTTTGATTTTCTTTTTCCAGGTAAGGAAAATAGAGATGATGTTAGTCTCTGGGATCGATGGATTGATTTGCATCTCACTCTTGCTCTCCTCTTGGTAATCGGAGGACTCATGGGCATTTTCCGTAAGGACAAAAGCCAACAGGCATCCGCTTGACATCAACTAGAGCCGGTCGCGTACCGGCTCTTCATATATCCCAGGGAGGTGATTGTGTGAGATACATAAACGTGATAGGAGCTATTATCGTGCTGGTGGCCAATATGATCGTCTCATACAACCATTCCATCCAGCTATTCCAATCAGGAGGGTTTCACGGATGGATGGCGCATGTGGCGGTGATCGGGAGTGAATGCACATTCGTGATGGGAGCGTTAAACATTGTGGTCTCCCGGTTGAAGGGAGTCTCTCCCGGAGTACCGGCGATGTTGGGAGGACTACTGGGAGTGGCGCTGGTCTCTTGGAGTAACGTGGCGGCGGGATGGGAGTACGGGATAACGGGAGTTTTGTTAGGGCTGGCAACTCCCGCTTCCCTGATTGTGGCGGAGGCGATTCTCTCCCGCGCCATTCTCCAACGGGCGGGAGAGAAAATCGGGACTCCCGCTCCCGATAATATGGTGATTCCCGCCAATGCCACTCCCACCAACGCGGGGTCTCCCGGTAGTGGTGGGTTGGGAGAGGAGGCGGGAGAAACTCCCGATACTGTAGAGTCTCCCACTCCCGCTCAAGTGGAGACGCCCACTCCCACCGAAGTGGGTTCTCCCGCTCCCACTCCCAGTAATGTGGAGTCTCCTACCAAGGTGGAGGATGGTGACGCAGCTGAGGAGATCGCCCAGGCAAAAGAAATCGCCCGCCGCTTCAAAGAAGAAAACGGGAGACTACCTGGGAGGAGAAAATTGGCGGAGATCGCGGGATGCGGTGAATGGTACGCCCGCAAGGCACTCGACGAGTTGAGAAAAACTGCTTAATGACCGTTGAAGGTAGCGGGAGAAATGTATGATCTTGTAGAATGGAATAACTTAGGGGATACGAGGAGGAACCGGCATGAGCGATAAAGAAATATTGAACGCCATTTTGGAGGC
Coding sequences within:
- a CDS encoding RNA chaperone Hfq encodes the protein MEFDGKRTAGKPLRFVLSWLSARGKKNEDAVCDSRPISQRNTSTKSPCQLKGQIIGFDPFIVLLQSNDGKQHMIFKHAISTIVPAKPVRTDEKPEQETKIEKVSSK
- a CDS encoding murein hydrolase activator EnvC family protein: MKPDWSVVAAIESKAATLLSSNGMVYKGGKFPWPAKGELTGVFGENRGDHIHQGVDIAAPSGTPMYAVADGVVKISKADPGGYGWYVMIDHGGGVTTLYGHMYPETVKVKIGQRVSKGQMIAQVGNNGRSTGAHLHFEVRQNGKPVDPLQWIGK
- a CDS encoding helix-turn-helix domain-containing protein; the protein is MMRTYKFKLEPTKEQIEKIEWTLGMCRWL
- a CDS encoding peptide ABC transporter substrate-binding protein, translating into MKNGVSLLVIFCLCVATTGCNWVPETLNGVGAAEEGQVLNMVENTEPVNLDTAKYIDDSSVKIINNVMEGLMRLDADNRPQPAIAADFPEISPDRKTYVFKLREAYWSDGEPVTAHDFEYAWKRALNPQTKNKYAYIFYPILNAEEYHTGKVKAGSVGVQALDEHTLKVRLKSPTPYFLSLLSFISYMPQRKDVVEKYGDQYARDADKMVYNGPFVLSEWEHERGYQLTKNEEYWDKDNVRLSRVNVKIVPQSDKAMRLYMSDQVDVVPLRNKLVDVFQPSKEFVSATSGTVYFLRFNVQNDFLSNRNVRKAITLALDREELTHDVLKIGTPAYAIVPPTIHGYDGNFRDQADRKQGKLVYYDVNEAREALQKGMAELGIDTPPTLKLLVYDDDRKMVALYVQEQLQKCLGIPVEISVEPAKKKVKLEMGGKFDMSIFRWTADYDDPLTFLDMWETKNGLNFGSWTNPLFDRIVEQSKEMTDYRLRNKNLIEAEKLLLEDYAAAPLYYEKDSFYMQKRYVKNLVRHPVGSEYSLKWVEIHKK
- a CDS encoding HNH endonuclease yields the protein MKLRSFINDNPVIKNNLSDSELSELLSGRGSATLIERLNKNPKLKEEFLKVNHEWIREGEDGYVWHHYQEEGFMQLVKSRVHGNVRHTGGRQIWGGGR
- a CDS encoding HNH endonuclease, translated to MHTKTQRNHAGFSKGEDPVGYVWHHHQEEGFMQLVKSRVHGYVRHTGGRQIWGGGR
- a CDS encoding YifB family Mg chelatase-like AAA ATPase; this encodes MSSGCLLAFVLTENAHESSDYQEESKSEMQINPSIPETNIISIFLTWKKKIKGEKCSSIMLREVSLAHRGVLFLDEMPEFSKSALEVLRQPLEDREVTLRRARAALTYPAEFMLICSMNPCPCGFFGYEEDRTCTCTPQQIRRYRSKISGPLLDRIDIHVEVPRVDYQTLSAEELGESSEAIRERVERARAAQRERFGGTSIRYNAAMPPSWIRRHCELDCASRSLLQQSFDTLGLSARAHDRILKVARTIADLAGSEKIQSVHVAEAIQYRSLDRKFWE